A window of the Brassica napus cultivar Da-Ae chromosome A2, Da-Ae, whole genome shotgun sequence genome harbors these coding sequences:
- the LOC106360101 gene encoding copper transporter 3-like, with product MYIVLHTNLQPKKQNPYNYPTRTHTISKPSHLKLRISLNNMNGTSGSSTAAPAPSPSALFQHRRRHHGGMMHMTFFWGKNTEVLFDGWPGTSLKMYWVCVATVFVFSALSEWLSRCGIMKAGPASLGGGLAQTVIYTVRAGLSYLIMLAVMSFNGGVFLAAMAGFGVGFLIFGSRSFKDTGINNNHTEVQSHC from the coding sequence ATGTACATTGTACTACACACCAATCTccaaccaaaaaaacaaaacccttATAATTACCCCACACGCACACATACAATAAGTAAACCCTCACATCTCAAGTTAAGAATATCTCTAAATAATATGAACGGCACGAGTGGATCTTCTACGGCGGCTCCCGCACCTTCACCGTCGGCCTTATTCCAACATCGCCGCCGTCATCACGGTGGCATGATGCACATGACGTTCTTTTGGGGGAAAAACACAGAGGTTCTATTCGACGGCTGGCCAGGGACTAGCCTGAAAATGTATTGGGTCTGCGTTGCCACCGTTTTCGTCTTTTCCGCATTGTCGGAGTGGTTGTCTCGATGCGGGATCATGAAAGCCGGTCCGGCTAGCTTAGGCGGCGGGCTAGCCCAGACAGTGATTTACACTGTGAGGGCTGGTTTGTCTTATCTGATCATGTTGGCTGTGATGTCCTTCAATGGAGGAGTCTTCTTGGCTGCAATGGCCGGGTTTGGAGtagggtttttgatttttggaaGTAGGTCTTTTAAGGACACTGGCATTAATAACAATCACACCGAGGTTCAATCACATTGTTGA